AGGACTAGTTATTCCTTTTATTATCATTTATTTAATAGAGTTACTGAACGATAAGATTACCACTAAACATGATTTGGAGAAATTGATCCATGCTCCTGTAATTGCAGAATTGCCAAGCCTTGAAAAAGGAGATTCTGAAGTGGTTAGAATGAATGATATTACGCCTATGGCAGAAGCATTTAGGATTTTGATTACCAATATGAATTTCATGCTTCCTAAAACTAAGAGCAAGGGAAAAGTGATTTTTGTTACTTCTACTGTAAAAGGAGAAGGGAAAACTTTTACCTCTGTAAACTTGGCTTTAACATTGGCTAATCCAAAGAAAAAAGTAATTATCATAGGATCAGATATTAGAAATCCTCAGTTACAGAGATATAACCCTGCGAGAAAAGGATTAATGGGACTTACAGAATATCTTTATTCGGATAAGACAAAACTAGAAGATGTTATTCATGTTTCAACTTTTAATCCATACCTTGATGTTATTTATTCAGGGATGATACCTCCTAATCCTACTGAGTTATTGTCTAATGGACGTTATGAAATACTCCTTGATGAACTTAAAACGAAATATGATTATATCATTTTAGATACAGCACCATTATTATTAGTAACTGATACGTTCCTGATTGCTGAACTTGCGGATGCTACATTATATGTATCAAGATCTAAGTATACAGAAAAAGCATTGACTGAATTTGCAAACAATAATATCGACCAGAAAAAAATTAATAATGTAGGGTTTGTATTAAATGATGTAAGTAGAGAAAATTTAGGTTACAGTAACAAATATGGCTATGGATATAACAATGTAGAAGAAAAAAGCCTATTTCAAAAAATTAAAAACCTGTTCACAAAATAGATGAAAGCTTATAAAATTGCCATTATTGGTCAAGGATATGTAGGGTTACCATTAGCTCTGGAATTTGCAAACTATTACCCTGTTTTTGGTTTTGATATTAATACTGAAAGAATTAGCCAACTTAATAATGGTAATGATATAACATTTGAAGCTGATCCTGACAAGCTTTTAAAAGGATTGAGTAGTTATACATCTTCCCATGGGAAAATAGGATATAATCCTACGAGTGAACTATCAGATATATCAGATTGCAATATCTTTATAGTTACAGTTCCTACGCCTATTGATAAATATAATGCGCCTAATTTACATCCTTTGATCTCTGCTTCAAAAATGCTTGGAGAGATTATAAAAAAAGGAGATATTGTTATCTATGAGTCAACCGTTTTCCCAGGCTGTACAGAGGAAGAATGTGTTCCTGTTTTGGAAAAATATTCAGGGCTTATATTTAATAAAGATTTCTTTGTAGGGTATTCTCCAGAAAGAATTAATCCTGGAGATAAAGTAAATACACTTACAAGTGTGAAAAAAGTAACATCAGGATCTACTGAAGAAATTGCAGAAGAAGTAGATGAACTATATAAAAAAATTATTACAGCAGGAACTCATAAAGCGTCCAGTATAAAGGTTGCAGAAGCTTCAAAAGCAATTGAAAATGCACAGCGTGATGTTAATATTTCTTTTGTTAATGAGCTTGCTTTAATCTTTGATAGAATAGGTATTGATACCCATGATGTTTTAGAAGCAGCGGGAACTAAGTATAATTTTTTAAAGTATAAGCCGGGATTAGTAGGTGGTCATTGTATCTCCGTAGATCCTTATTACCTAGCGCATAAAGCAGAACAACTAGGCTATCATCCTGATGTAATTTTATCTGGAAGACGTGTGAATGACTCTATAGCAAAGTTTATTGCATCAAAGGTGGTGAAGCTGCTTATTGAGAAAGGAGGAGTTATTAAAAATTCTGAAGCTTTAATCTTAGGGGTTACTTTTAAAGAAAATTGCCCAGATGTTAGAAATACAAAAGTGGTTGATATTTATAAAGAATTAATCGACTTTGGAATTAATGTAGACATTTATGATCCATGGGCAAATAAAGAAGAAGTAGAGCATGAATATGGTGTTCATATTTTAGCAAAACTTGAAAATAAGAAGTATGATTCTATTATTTTAGCGGTATCACATAATGAATTTTTGGAAATGGATATTCAGAAATTGAAAAAAGATAACGCAGTAGTTTTTGATGCAAAAGCTTGTTTAGATAGAAGCTTAGTGGATGCTAGACTCTAATACGCCTTATAAAAACAATATTCAAACAAAATAAAAAACATTCATAATGAAGAAGAATTTAGTCATTTTTGGAACTCGTCCAGAAGCTATAAAAATGGCTCCTTTGGTGAAGCAGTTACAACAGGAATCTACTTTTGAAACTAAGGTTTGTGTTACCGCTCAACATAGAGAAATGTTAGACCAGGTTTTGAATTTCTTTACAATTACTCCAGATTATGATTTAGATATTATGAAGCCTAATCAAAATCTTCATACACTTACTGCGGATATCATTACTGAACTCAGAAATGTGTTAGAGGATTTTAAGCCCGACTTTGTGTATGTACATGGTGATACAACAACAACAATGGCGGCAAGTATAGCATCATTTTATTCAGGAGCTAAAGTATGCCATGTAGAAGCTGGATTAAGAACACATAATAAACATTCTCCTTTTCCTGAAGAAATGAATAGGCAAATTACAGCTCGTATTTCTGAATATCATTTTGCTCCTACCGAGTCCTCTAAAATGAATTTATTAGCTGAAAATATAGCAGAAGATAAAATATTAATTACAGGTAATACAGTAATTGATGCGCTTATAGAATCGGCAGATAAAGTTCAGACCTTAGAGAATTCTGAGATAACTGCTTTAAAAAAAATAGTAGATCCCAATAAAAAATTAATATTGGTGACCGGACATCGTAGAGAAAACCATGGAAATGGATTTATCAATATTTGTGAAGCACTGAAAGAGATAGCCCTTAAAAATGAAGATGTACAAA
This is a stretch of genomic DNA from Chryseobacterium tructae. It encodes these proteins:
- a CDS encoding nucleotide sugar dehydrogenase; this translates as MKAYKIAIIGQGYVGLPLALEFANYYPVFGFDINTERISQLNNGNDITFEADPDKLLKGLSSYTSSHGKIGYNPTSELSDISDCNIFIVTVPTPIDKYNAPNLHPLISASKMLGEIIKKGDIVIYESTVFPGCTEEECVPVLEKYSGLIFNKDFFVGYSPERINPGDKVNTLTSVKKVTSGSTEEIAEEVDELYKKIITAGTHKASSIKVAEASKAIENAQRDVNISFVNELALIFDRIGIDTHDVLEAAGTKYNFLKYKPGLVGGHCISVDPYYLAHKAEQLGYHPDVILSGRRVNDSIAKFIASKVVKLLIEKGGVIKNSEALILGVTFKENCPDVRNTKVVDIYKELIDFGINVDIYDPWANKEEVEHEYGVHILAKLENKKYDSIILAVSHNEFLEMDIQKLKKDNAVVFDAKACLDRSLVDARL
- the wecB gene encoding non-hydrolyzing UDP-N-acetylglucosamine 2-epimerase, whose protein sequence is MKKNLVIFGTRPEAIKMAPLVKQLQQESTFETKVCVTAQHREMLDQVLNFFTITPDYDLDIMKPNQNLHTLTADIITELRNVLEDFKPDFVYVHGDTTTTMAASIASFYSGAKVCHVEAGLRTHNKHSPFPEEMNRQITARISEYHFAPTESSKMNLLAENIAEDKILITGNTVIDALIESADKVQTLENSEITALKKIVDPNKKLILVTGHRRENHGNGFINICEALKEIALKNEDVQIIYPVHLNPNVKGPVYDILSGISNIHLIEPLAYPSFVWLMTCSYLIITDSGGIQEEAPSLGKPVLVMRDTTERPEAVASGTVILVGTDKNKIISETQRLLNDLEFYEKMSTLHNPYGDGNACKRIVEYIKSL